GTGATTGAAGGTGATCTATTATCGGGAGTATCAGAacggcaatttaattttgttcacGCCCTTGACCTAATGACTCTGCCTGTGTCAGGTAAACTTCAACTGCAGCCTATCATAGAATCAATCAAAGCGGATAACGGCTTTCTACTAATTGAGGAAAGCGCTAGTGCCTACAAAACCAATGGtcgaaatatatttgaaattttgaacCTATCGCCAGTTATGGAGAGATCTTATGGCAATGATCGTGTGTTGATcttagcaaaaaaattaacCATCAGGGATTATAATAATTCGTTGGTGATAGCTGTGACTAGTGATCACTTTAAATGGGTTCCAGAGCTCAGAAGTGCGCTGGCCAAGTCCCAAGCAGAGCAGAAGTTTATCTACTTAGTGGGACAAAGTGACATGAATTCTGGGGCTTTAGGTTTTATGAACTGTCTAAAACGCGAACCCTACGCTCAACGGGTCCGTCTCTACCTACTGTTAGACGAGGGGGTCCCTCCATTTTCATTAACCGAACCCTTTTACGCtgatcagctgcagcaggacttaatgttaaatatttatcgaAATGGAAATTGGGGCAGCTACCGACACTTGCCGATAGATACCCATCAACCGCTTCTCACCGTGGAGCAGGCATATGTGAATACACTTATCAAGGGCGACCTCTCCTCTCTGAAATGGATTGAGAGTCCACGCAATGCTACACAAAGcattaacaacagcaaattagAGCCTTGCCTGGTTTATTATGCACCCCTCAACTTTCGCGATGTCATGTTGGCGACTGGAAAGCTAAGTGTTGACGCACTACCAGGAGATCTGGCTCACCAAGACTGTGTTTTAGGTCTAGAGTTTGCGGGCCGCGACTCACATGGAAATCGCGTCATGGCCATGGTTTGCGCGAAATCGCTTGCTACTAACTGTTTTGCCAACAAGAATATGCTATGGCAAATTCCGGACAAGTGGAGCATGGAGGAAGCCTCAACTGTGCCCTGCGTCTATGCTACCGTCTACTATGCGTTGGTCGTGCGTGGCCAAATGAAGAAGGGCGAGCGCATCCTTATTCACGCCGGCTCTGGCGGTGTTGGACAGGCTGCCATTTCAGTGGCTCTGCACCACGGCCTGACGGTCTTCACAACCGTGGGAAGCAAGGAAAAGCGTGAGTTCTTGCTAAAGCGCTTTCCCAAGCTGCAGGCGCGTAACATTGCCAACTCGCGTGACACTTCCTTTGAGCAAGTCGTTTTAAGCGAAACAAACGGAGAAGGAGTTGAGCTGGTCCTAAACTCACTTTCAGAAGAGAAGTTACAGGCATCTATTCGGTGTTTGGCTCTAAACGGACGGTTCTTGGAAATAGGAAAGTTCGACCTCAGCAATAACAGCCCGCTGGGCATGTCCGTCTTCCTCAAGAATACCTCATTCCATGGCATCCTTGCTTGATAGCGTAATGGAGGGAGGAGGTAAGAGATGCCAGAAGTTAGGTGGTGTCGCTTGGTTGGCCGAAGGCAATCCAAAAATGGTGGCTGTGGTGCAACGCATTGCCCATCACTCGGTATTTACACGACCAAGGAGAGTTGAGCAAGGCATTTCCGCTATTATGGCCTCTGGTAAGCACATTGGCAAAGGTTGGTCAATCAAGGTGCGTGAACGAGGAAGCATGGCAGTCAAAAACGATGCTGCCGAAAGACCGCGTCTCATTGGTGCCATTCCTCGGACCTATATGCACTCCCAAGAAGAGCTTATATAATAATTGGCGGTCTAGGAGGCTTTGGGCTAGAACTAACTCAATTGGCTGGTGTGACCCGTGGTGCACGTTATATTGTCCTTAAACGTCTCCGATTCAGGGCATTAAAAAACAGGCTTACCAAGCGACTCATGATACCGACGGTGGCACGGACCGCGGAGTAAAGGTGGTCATCGACACCAATGATTCGTGACCACGGCGGCTTATTGGCTGCTAAGAAAGTTGCTCGGAAAGCAGCCAACAAACTAGCATTAGGTTGGGCGGCATCTTTAACCTGGCCGCAGTGATCAAGGACGCATTATTTGCGGAGCAATCTGTAAAGAACTTTGAGCTAGTGACAGCCCCAAAAATATTAGCTACAAAGCACTTGGACTATCTATCTCGTAGCATGTGTCCATCCCTGGAACACTTTATCTGCTTCTCTAGCCTGGCCTGTGGCAGAGGTAATATTGGCCAGACCAACTACGGACTAGCAAACTCTGCAATGGAGCGCATTTGTGAGCAGCGACAGGTGGAAGGATACCCCGGCACAGCCATACAGTGGGGTGCCATTGGGGACACCGGGCTAATTATGGACCTAATGGGAAACAACGAGACAATTGTTGGTGGTACCCTGCCTCAGCGGATGACTAGCTGTCTCGAAACTCTCGATGCAATTATGCAGCGACCGCATCCCGTTATGTCATCTATGGTTCTAGCTGAGAAGCGCAAGACAGAGCAGTCTAACAGACAGAGTTTAATCTTGACTATAGCTAAGATATTGGGGCTGCGTGATGTGGCCAACATTCAGGATAAGACAACATTGTTTGAGCTTGGCATGGACTCACTTATGAGTACGGAGATTAAGCAGACATTGGAGCGAAATTTCGATTTAGTTCTGTCAGCACAAGAGATTCGCCAGCTGACTTTTAGCGCACTCAAAAAGATAGACTCCCAGGGGGCACAGAGCTCGGATTCTGTATTAGGTACGTTGTCGTCAGCAGCGGATCCAAGCAAAACGAAAGCTGCATTTCAGACCGGTCAAACTACCATTGCTCAGACAGATGAGACCCGAAAGGTATTCGCCAAGGAAGTATTACCCCAAAATGTGCTTGTGCGTTTGCAGTCAAAAGCGACCAAGTCATCCACTGAACCCGCTGTTTTCTTTCTGGCACCAATCGAGGGCTTCACAATAGCTGTGGAAGCACTCGCTGCTTCCCTGAACCTTCCAGCTTATGGGCTTCAGTGCACGGAACAAGTACCGCTAGACTCAATAGAGGACTGCGTAGCCTATTACATCCAGCAAATACAGAAGCTTCAGCCGCATGGACCCTACAACATTGTAGGCTACTCATACGGCTGTCTTCTGGCTCATGCCATCGGAGTAGCATTGGAGCAGCGTTGCTTTGGCGTTAAGGTAATTATGCTGGATGGTGCGCCTACTATGGCCAGTGGCTATGTGCAGGAGGCTAAGAAACAAACCGACGATCTTAACCGTCAACAGTCAATGACATTGGCATACTTTGGAGCGTTGCTAGCTGATGTTGACTACAACCAGGTAAGCGTTATGACTTATACGGCAAGGTACTTCGTAGTTTAATAACCTCCATATATCTGGTTAGCTGCTGAAACTCCTCGATGGCTTCAAAACATGGATGTCAAAGCTCGACAAGCTTGCTGATACTCTTGCGTCCCACACTCAACAATCCAAGGATGTGGtgagtttcaatttaatacaataacTTGTAACCCCTTCGTTGGTCAGCTTTACTCTTcattttacatacatttgcacaactttataaAGCCTTTATAGCACCCGATAGTATTCACCTGAGCAGCTTTCCGGTATGTGCAAAACTCtctcatatgtacatacattaaCGTACGTATGTAGTAAAAAGGTCTTCATATAAGCATAGGCGTTACAAAATAATACTATTTATCAGTAATCTATCTATATCTATTAGTAATTTTTACTAAAGTTGTTTAAAAGTTGTCTACGCCCAACTTTAACGCGCTCTTGCTCTATTACAGCTATATTTATGATAAACATTTtgatatttgtatttcttttacaCAGATTAAAAAAGCAGCCTGCATGTTTAAGCAAAAGCTTATACTCTCAGAGAGCTACAAAGGAGCTAAACAACTTCAGAGCGATGTAGTTCTTATTAAATCTGCGGAACACAATGCGATAATGGCACAGGACTATGGACTTAAGGAAGTATGTAAAAAGCAACATATAAAGTACAAATatagtaatataaatataataaatatttataagctattTAAGTAATAATTAAGATATACATATctgtaataatataatatgcgCCCATGTCAATTGTTAATATCAAAACCTAGTAACACAAAGGGTTTAGGTCCGTGTATATCCGAAATTGCccaatacattttatttttgaaaagttAAGTGGCAAAGTGCTTGAACTGTCGACCTTCGCAATAGAGGCCAAGAGCTTAAGTCGtacaatttttgtattgtaCAGAACAGTTTCAGGCTCTAAAtacaacattaaattattagatAGAAACAAAAATGTAGCTACTACTGTTGAAGGAAACGATACCAGGACATGTCGACACCAAGACGCTGTACATACGTTATAGGAGTTCagataaattgaaaaatcgATTAtgattatatttagttttatgaaCTCAATAGTCGACTAGTTTTATAAATTCGGATTTTTTTTGTATCGGCCTATTTTTTGAGTTTCTTCACTATTTTGTTACTAAAGTTAAAAACTTTTCATAAAGTCatgatttaataataaactataataaGTTTTTACATAAAGTTGTTAATATCCATTAATATTAAACGTGTAGCTAGATAAGTTAGTAACctttttttcaaaaagtggtgctaatatttttgtttgcagctgtaTGTACATGCAAaggtattttatataaatttatgaccATTCATACAAACTTAAACATACTTACAGATCTGCAGCGCACAAATAGATATGCATGTTGTAGCGGGTACACACCGGACATTCCTTAAGGAGGCTCAAACGTTAGAAATCATCGAGCAAGTCCTCAACAAACAGACATCGTAATGCCgaactgcaaattgtttttagttttacgcatatacatatatttgtatgaacatatacatgtatgaacatatacaaaaaaaacaaattaattgtatgtGCTTAAGTGTGTTctaagatttaaataaataagcttcatacaaatattatattatgttcTCTTTAATTATATTGGACGCGTGCTATTTGCATGTCTGTGGGAGTGAAATGAATCAGATCTGCTAACTGAGTCGTAGCAACTAACACCTTTGGACCCTTTCCTGATAAGGTAACCATTATATgaacatatgtaaatatgcacGACCATTAGAGGTGGTGCCATTTTTACGTCTGGCGAATTTTGCAAATATCCCGCATTTAAGCTCATATCAAAATTTgaacaaaatgttgctaagGGCAGACGAAGACGACGGCTCACCAGTATGGGCGAAAGCCTACTTTTTAGAGATAGAGCTTCAGAACTGAGCCCCCAccttaataatataaattatacaactgattatatttataaaattaatatatcaACATAAAACAACTAATTATGTACAATTTggataatttaattatataaatattatttcttaaGAGCACTAGctcacaaaattattttattattataatttatttttatcttacAAGTattgcacatatatatatatatatacatttatttcaaatccGTAATCTGCGTTCCATAAACTAAAACACACTATTTACAGCTGCCCGCAAGGACGCGCTGGCCTAAGGCTTTCAGCTGTAAAAATACACTAACAACTCATAAAAAACGGataaaacacatttatttatatttataaacatgtaAGATTCGACGTCAAAGCATTTCAGATACAGCAAATCAATCGTCTGTTTAAGCTAATTGATATACCCTATCCTACGCAGGCCTCCCAAAAGGtgataaactaaatatattatattgccTTAATGAAATTTTTCTTCCCCACACAAGATAgattgttgaaaaaaaaaaaaaaatcgtttGTAAACAAACCAGAGCTTTACAAAATTTTGCCTCTTTAcgaaaagtttaattaataatacaaaaaaaattttatgttttaagaAGAGGAAACAAATTTGACTTTGTCCCACAGTGCGGCGACCAAAAGCTtaacagacagagagagtcAGAGGCGATAGCGCATGATAGAGAGAGCTACATTAACAGAATCAGTTGCGTTTACTTTTACTCTCGCACTCGTTGTATTTCTCTATGGGCAAAAAATGAGAGCCGGCTACGCTTTGCTGTCGTCATATAAAAGGCACTGTAACCACTATATTTGATGTTATTCTTCATAATTCGGCATTAGTTACTGCCATTGGACTACAACACGCTACAAGTGATTTTTTGCAGTTAGCTGTTCGCcagaaaatttcaaaaagttttaataataacgTAAACTACTGTAAAATTGTActcaactttaaaaaaaagtgaataGTGCCTAGAAAAAATTAACACATTTGTTGTGCCCTGCATTTGGAGTAAAATTTACGAACGGATTCAGCAGGCAGTAAGGACCGTCTgttaaaaaaagaatataacCCATTTGAAAAAACTACGTAATCCCAATACTCCCGTTTGCTTACGTCAGGACAAGGACAAGTGGTTGTTGGCTCCTGACTCACAAGCTCGCAAGCACCAGTTGTCTAAAGGAATCGCCTGATTTTGTGCAACAGGTATATATACTGCTAGATAAACAGATGTGATTGCATACATATTCATCGTACGATATATTGCACGTgttataagtatgtatgttaaatatttaactgtgTGATTTATATGACTGTTTATGGTAACAAAGTACTACTAATTAGCTTTACAGGTAAAGTGTgctaatataaacaaactagCTACATATGTTATGTGTACATATCATAGAATAACTTCTGACACAGTGGCCTTGTGCAGGTAAACTACTCTATTTTTGTGTTGCATGTGATAAGcgtacaaatataataaaaaaaaatatgtaatgtACTTCATACATGTTTAATATAAGTAATGATCTGATAATATACATTATTAGTTTAAATGTACTGTATAAAATGGTAATATCAACAAACATGATGTCCTATAAAATTTGGTGACTCTTTATACTCAGATCAAACAAAGTTGAATTTGGCTAAAAAGCGCCTGCGACCTGCCATGCTTTAGAATTACGATGCTGTACAACGACAATCAtgttaatacatacatatttgacTGCAGTAGAGTCTAGTCTAAATTCCCACATTCGGCCCAACCTAaataatgtacatacatacaattttGTAGGCTTTCTTATTGCTTTAgcaatgtttgcttttagtgTGTATATACCATTagttagaaaatatttatatgtaatacGAAAAAATGTGATTAAGTACTTTATAGGGATTCAAAAGCTAATTGACCGTTTGGTAATTTGTAAGATTTCTGTGGGAAAggaaacaaaaacatattagCAATATTGTATTTCTGAAACATTCATTAATAACGATTTGTTGTTCAAACCATACAAAATAAGGCAATAACTCTGAACTGTAGTGCACACGATACAGGATTAATCCTCACCATGAAATGAGGCAGGTGGCAAAGCGCGTGTTGcgaatataattttatgagGGTACGGCTGACTACTTGTAGACATATGAACATCTTTGATTAGATCACAAGATAACTCTGGCCATACTCGAATCATAAAATCGCTTCACGCAGGATAATCACTGAATGCCAATACTCTCTTCGGTGTCATTGCGCCAGAATGATGTATAGCGCGAGACAGATCGCTCGGCCAGGTACGGTTCTCAATAGGGTAATTCTAATATTTCAGCGACGGATGGCAcattctttatttaattgtgtCACGCGTGCTGTTGCGCGTTTGGGCGCTCGTGACAGATGTATTATAGAGTTTGAGAGGAGAGTAGATCGAACAGCATGATTAAGCCGAGTCAATCAGCGAAACTCGTCTAGACTCGACATGACATACAAACATTACATAGAAGCCTGAGATATGTGTAACGCTAGAGTCGACCTCAATTCATAACTCTATGGCAGCTAAGGGAGGCGTAACCTTGTCGTGAGTGGAGATAGTATTAGTTTCTCTTGTTGATATATTATTTGAGAATGAGTGTGTTGTAGGCTAATCATGTGAACCGTGTAGTGTTATTACTTCATAATACAGCACAGCAAACCCAATGGAGTGTGCATCAAAGGTGTCGATATCTGGAGTTGTGATAACAGAATTACGTACAAATAGTAATTATCACTACAAGTATCGCTATGCGTAGTAATAGCACACTAACAATGATAACATATAAAAGATAGAAATCTCTCATATGACTTCATGAGGATACTAGTCCATActtattaatatatatctataaacGTATATAGTTAGCATAGTAATGCTGGTCGACGGATATGAGTATAAAGACTCTCCAACGTGAGTGGTCTAGCGGAGCTCGGGTATAGTGAGCAGGAGGGTGGGTGTAAGGAAATGATAGATTTGAGTTACCCATTGGAGCGACGCGAGGTGTGTGATAAagtagatatatgtatatatattttgtataaatatgttttgatATGCTCAAAATAGCATATTTTACTCATGAAAGAATTGTACATTAGTTTCGTGCGTATTAAATTCGCTTAGAGAAGTGAGTTAAGAATAGTTCTTGGCATCTTTGTTTTGGCAATGTCACAATCTTTATATTAGGAATATAAAGTATCGATATACATATTCACTAATTTATCTGTTGGTGTATAAATGTACAAATCATGATGGCTCGTATGAATAGTATCTGAGGAATGTAActtgttgtttataataatttttgcgaCCAGGTTTTGACATGTGCTCTTGTGCTAATTGCACTACGGATTGGACAGATCGAATCCTTATTGTGCAGTGTGCATGTAATCTGAATCACGTTGGCGTCTTATAATAACATACAAACGCTCGCTGGTTATTTGCCaggataaaaaaaatatagagaTGATAGAGACAGCAATAGATCGGGAGATTAGTCGTGAGATTTCAGCAACAAAAGAAGGACATCAAGGCTGAAGCGCTCCACACTTCCAGTTACATGTATTTTTGATGTTGCACGGTTAATCACATCACTGCTCACTCACTCGCTATGTATGGGGATTGTATCATGAACTGAATGCATGTATAGTATAGTGTTTGTTTTGCCGCGCGCTGTCAAGCACTCGTAAATCACGCCATAGTCATAAAGCTACACGGAGAGCTGTCGCTGCATGCTCAGCTTCACTAAAAATCACCTGATTTTCAATTACTAACTTTCCGCTACAAGTTGTCAATTCGACTCACTGTTGGGCATCTTTTTAGTAACTTTCGAGCTTACAAAAGCATTaagctttaaagcttaaaatgaGAAACAACAGCTGATAGAAAAGCTCTAAGGCTTTACTACACCTTCAATTGTTACTACAAAGTGTAAGGTTAATTTGATCAATTTACATAtcatgtacatatacatatgtatgtatatccaTCCACATGTATAGATGTGTGTTCCAaatctaaattattattggaaataattattagttcttataaatgttaaatattcgATTTTTtcctaaattaaattgaattgatttcataaataaaacaatgtaTTTGACACAATGTTATTAAactttactaaataaataaaaagttaatttggtatttttaaaacaatttatacaattgtACTCGATTAAATTCAAAGATTGTCAAAAATTTTTCATAGATGGCGCTGCTAGCGCGAACgacttatgtacatacatacatatataaaaaatagcacaAAACTATTGCCTTAGTTGTAGATATGAATGGCCTTAACAACATTTCTACccaatttctaaaaaaaaatttaacagaTGGCAGTTGGccaacataattattatacactattacatttttttttaatatcacgaatttaaattattagtaataataatatattaataataatttaaatatctttAATTTGTCAGTCAGggcaaactttaaataaacatagattgcatacgtatatatgtatcGATTATTAATTATCTATAATTTGAGATTtacaaatgtattaaatttttgttatttcagttgcagctgaagctgttAAAAGCCGTGGATCAGCAAACTGTTACTTTTAAGCCTGCAGATAACAGTTGCACGTCTACTGTACAAAATAACGTTAAAGGTGCACGTGCccgtcgtcgtcgacgtcgtcgtaataaaaagcaacaaaattcagACCAACCTGACGCTTTCGAAGACTCAAGTGAGCAGCTAACATCTGGCCATCCCGCAAGGAGTCCTATAatagcagcaggagcaacaacaacagagggAAACAAAATGCCAGCCCGATTTGTCGAAGAAGTGATTACCGCAGGCCCCCAAATGGACCTGGGAGGCGGTGATGGTGGTGGCTTTATTAGAGATCGTCCGCACGTGCTCAAAGAGGAAATTGCCATAACTGGGTTCTCTGGCCGCTTGCCGGAGAGCTCAAACATTGAGGAGTTTAAAAAGAACCTCTTTGAAGGCGTTGACATGGTCACTGATGATCCAAGACGCTGGGAGCGGGgtatgtaataattttttgtatctAACTTTGTAAGTGATAATCATGTATTACTTTCCAAAAGGTCTATATGGATTACCTGACAGAATGGGCAAGATTAAGCAGGCCGATCTGGAGAACTTTgatcaacaattttttggtGTGCACCAGAAGCAGGCCGAGTGCATGGATCCCTTGCTACGCATAATGCTTGAGCTGACCCACGAGTCGATAATAGATGCAGGCCTAAATCCAACAGATCTTCGCGGATCTCGTACCGGAGTTTACATTGGTGTCTCCACATCCGAAACTGAGCAGCATTGGTGCTGTGATCCGGATCGTGTGAATGGTTATGGACTTACGGGCTGTGCTCGTGCCATGTTTGCCAATCGAATCTCGTTTACATTTGACTTCAAGGGCCCTAGCTATAGCATTGACACCGCTTGCTCCAGCTCACTTTACGCTCTGGAGCAGGCCTTCTCAGACATGCGTGAGGGCAAGATCGACAACGCAATTGTTGCCGGCGCCGGCCTCATCCTCAAACCCACCATGTCTCTTCAGTTTAAGCGATTAAACATGTTGAGTCCCGATGGTAGCTGTAAAGCCTTCGACGAGTCAGGCAACGGCTATGTGCGCTCCGACGGTTGTGTCGTGCTCTTGTTGCAGCGTGCATCGGCCGCTAAGCGTGTTTATGCCTCCATAATGAACGTGCGCACCAATACCGATGGCTACAAAGAGCAGGGCATTACTTATCCCATTGGTAGCATGCAGAACCGTCTTATACGCGAGACATATGAGGAGATCGGTCTTAATCCCAATGATGTGGTATACGTGGAGGCGCATGGCACTGGTACGAAGGTTGGTGATCCACAGGAAGTCAACTCTATTACGGACTTTTTCTGCAAGAACCGCACGACGCCACTCTTGATCGGCTCCGTTAAGTCCAATATGGGACACTCGGAGCCCGCATCAGGCGTCTGTTCAGTAGCTAAGTTACTGATCGCAATGGAGGCGGGAATGATTCCATCCAATCTGCATTACAATAAACCAAATCCAGATCTCTATGGCCTCGTCGATGGCCGCCTCAAGGTTGTCGACAAGAACCTGAAATGGAATGGCGGTATCATTGGCCTTAACTCTTTTGGGTTTGGTGGAGCTAATGCACACGTCATACTGAAATCAAATCCAAAGCCTAAGTCTATAACACCACGCGACGGCGCTCCCAAAGTTGTGCTTGCTTCTGGCCGTACCTTCGAAGCGgtggagcagctgctccagtcAGCTAGTGAAAATGCTGACGATGATGAGTACCTTCAGCTGATCAACGACATTCATTCCCAGCCCATACCTCTGCATTATTTCCGTGGCTACACCGTGGTCAGCTCTAAGGGATCTCTGCAGCGTGAGGTAATCGAGTTTAGTGATGAAAAGCGTCCTGTGTGGTTCATTTACTCCGGCATGGGCAGTCAATGGGCCAGTATGGCCAAGGATCTAATGCAGATCGACGCATTTGCCAAGAGCATCCACCGCTGCGCAGATGCGTTAAAGCCAGAGGGTGTTGATCTTATTGACGTTCTCACACGTTCCACGGACAAGAGCTTCGAGAACATTCTAAACTCATTCATTTCAATCGCAGCCATGCAGGTGGCCCTTACCGACCTACTTACCGCGTTGAACATTCAGCCTAATGGCATCATTGGGCACTCTGTGGGTGAGCTCGGATGCGCCTACGCTGATGGATGCTTCACGCCGGAACAAACCGTGCTGGCTGCTTACTGGCGTGGCAAGAGTATTCTGGATACGCAACTGACCAAGGGCAAGATGGCCGCAGTCGGTCTTAGCTGGGAAGATGCTCATAAGCTAATGCCCAGCGACTGTTTCCCAGTGTGCCACAATAGTGAGGACAACTGTACCATCTCCGGACCGGATGCCTCAATTGAATCGCTGGTGGCCAAGCTTAATGCGCAGCAGGTATTCGCCAAGGCGGTTAATAGCAGCGGTTACGCCTTTCACAGTAAGTACATAGCCGACGCGGGTCCGAAGCTGCGCAAAAGCCTCGAGAAGATCATCCCGAGTGCCAAGAACCGCTCACCACGCTGGATAAGCACAAGCATACCGGAGTCAGCATGGGGTACTACGATTGCCACTCAGTCCTCAGCTGCCTATCATGTGAATAATCTGCTCTCGCCTGTACTCTTCCACGAGGCTCTGCAACATGTGCCGAAGAATGCCATCGCCATCGAGATTGCGCCGCATGGGCTACTCCAAGCCATTCTAAAGCGTGCCCTTGGCTCTGAGGCCACCAACTTGAGCCTGGTGAAACGCGGCTACGACAACAATGTGGAGTTCTTGCTCAGCAACGTGGGCAAGCTTTTTGCGGCTGGTGCTCAGCCACAGGTGCTCAACCTTGTGCGTCCCATTACGTATCCTGTGGGAAGAGGTACGCCAATGTTAAATTCGATAATTGGCTGGGATCACAGTCAAAAATGGCTGGTAGCTAAATTTGGCAAGGAGACTTCCTCGGGTGAAACTATCGTTGAGGTTGATCTGTCCAAGGAGGATGACGCTTTTCTGGAGGGTCACACCATTGACGGCCGCATCCTGTTTCCGGCCACCGGGTACATGACTCTTGCCTGGATGACTTTCGCCAAGATGCGCGGAGGAGAGTTCCACAAGACTCCCGTTATTATGGAGGACTTAGTATTTCACCGCGCCACTATACTCAACAAGACCGCCGTTGTGAAGTTCGGCATCAACTTCTTTGACGGCACCGGTAAATTCGAGATCTGCGAAAGCGGCAGCCTCGCAGTCTCCGGCAAAATCACAATCCCCGAGAATATAGACAACGAAGAGCTGCTCCTGGATCCACCAATCGAAAGCACCGTTGCCCAGCAGCTAGCAACCAGCGATGTATACAAGGAGCTGCGTCTGCGTGGTTACGACTACGGTGGTATCTTCCGTGGCATTTTGAGCTCTGACACAGTCGCCTCTGCAGGCAATCTGAAGTGGGAGGACAACTGGATTAGCTTCATGGACACCATGCTCCAGTTCAGCATTCTCAGTAAAAACTTGCGCGAGCTCTATCTACCAACGCGCATCGAGCGTGCAGTCATCAATCCTCTTAAGCAGATGCAATTAATCAGTACTACGCAATCGGTAACTCACGTCGGCCTGCCTGTCTATTGGTACGAAAATATCAACGTTGTCAAAAGTGGCGGGGTGGAGATTCGCGGCTTAAAAGCATCATTGGCCCAGCGCCGCCCTGGCACCCAGAGTCCACCCACACTAGAGCGCTACACCTTTGTACCGAACATGAACACCAGCGAGTTATGCGAAAACACTGAGAAGGCGCGTCTTCATGCGCTTGACGTAGCTATTCAGATAATCGCTGAGAATTCCAGCGGCGC
The genomic region above belongs to Drosophila busckii strain San Diego stock center, stock number 13000-0081.31 unplaced genomic scaffold, ASM1175060v1 chrUn_01, whole genome shotgun sequence and contains:
- the LOC108607797 gene encoding fatty acid synthase; this translates as MPARFVEEVITAGPQMDLGGGDGGGFIRDRPHVLKEEIAITGFSGRLPESSNIEEFKKNLFEGVDMVTDDPRRWERGLYGLPDRMGKIKQADLENFDQQFFGVHQKQAECMDPLLRIMLELTHESIIDAGLNPTDLRGSRTGVYIGVSTSETEQHWCCDPDRVNGYGLTGCARAMFANRISFTFDFKGPSYSIDTACSSSLYALEQAFSDMREGKIDNAIVAGAGLILKPTMSLQFKRLNMLSPDGSCKAFDESGNGYVRSDGCVVLLLQRASAAKRVYASIMNVRTNTDGYKEQGITYPIGSMQNRLIRETYEEIGLNPNDVVYVEAHGTGTKVGDPQEVNSITDFFCKNRTTPLLIGSVKSNMGHSEPASGVCSVAKLLIAMEAGMIPSNLHYNKPNPDLYGLVDGRLKVVDKNLKWNGGIIGLNSFGFGGANAHVILKSNPKPKSITPRDGAPKVVLASGRTFEAVEQLLQSASENADDDEYLQLINDIHSQPIPLHYFRGYTVVSSKGSLQREVIEFSDEKRPVWFIYSGMGSQWASMAKDLMQIDAFAKSIHRCADALKPEGVDLIDVLTRSTDKSFENILNSFISIAAMQVALTDLLTALNIQPNGIIGHSVGELGCAYADGCFTPEQTVLAAYWRGKSILDTQLTKGKMAAVGLSWEDAHKLMPSDCFPVCHNSEDNCTISGPDASIESLVAKLNAQQVFAKAVNSSGYAFHSKYIADAGPKLRKSLEKIIPSAKNRSPRWISTSIPESAWGTTIATQSSAAYHVNNLLSPVLFHEALQHVPKNAIAIEIAPHGLLQAILKRALGSEATNLSLVKRGYDNNVEFLLSNVGKLFAAGAQPQVLNLVRPITYPVGRGTPMLNSIIGWDHSQKWLVAKFGKETSSGETIVEVDLSKEDDAFLEGHTIDGRILFPATGYMTLAWMTFAKMRGGEFHKTPVIMEDLVFHRATILNKTAVVKFGINFFDGTGKFEICESGSLAVSGKITIPENIDNEELLLDPPIESTVAQQLATSDVYKELRLRGYDYGGIFRGILSSDTVASAGNLKWEDNWISFMDTMLQFSILSKNLRELYLPTRIERAVINPLKQMQLISTTQSVTHVGLPVYWYENINVVKSGGVEIRGLKASLAQRRPGTQSPPTLERYTFVPNMNTSELCENTEKARLHALDVAIQIIAENSSGALKLKCVELANGRNPDVLMANYLLQSIEGEPLLSADVAVATSNGNEELIMSTLGTGVRMISKDVLKEPVEQNCNFIFGIDVLARPDTKTLEHCIASIRETGFLLFEETLATYTKSGRVQLEKVGFSVVQEQMLGATRILVLARRKVELKTRKYVVVPVTEQSFDWVEHLKSAMANAIVEEQYVYVVCQNEELFGGLGLMTCLRKENGGKMVRLVFVQDTGAEKFSLSSSLYIKQMEKDLISNVLKNGSWGTFRHIKLDTQEATLQVEHAYVNALVKGDLASLKWIEGPKADSTTSKKDLEACTVYYAPVNFRDVMLSSGKLAADALPGDLAEQDCVLGLEFAGRDSVGQRVMAMVSAKSLATTCIASKRMMWQIPDKWSMEEASTVPCVYSTVYYALVVRGQMKKGERILIHAGSGGVGQAAISVALHHGLTVFTTVGSKEKREFLLKRFPMLQARNIGNSRNTSFEQLVMIETNGQGVDLVLNSLSEEKLQASIRCLGLNGRFLEIGKFDLSNNSPLGMSRSRYNHLSLRIAPFERHKNGYQGLMIRRWISVPNLAQYLDQYSRTICTELDYFICFSSVSCGRGNMGQSNYGLANSAMERICEQRQMSGFPGTSIQWGAIGDTGLVLDNLGNNDTVIGGTLPQRMPSCLLTIDIFLQQPHPVLASMVVADKRRSDQSSGVSLISTISNILGLRNTKNIQDASSLSDLGMDSLMAAEIKQTLERNFDIVLSTQDIRQLTFGGLKQMDGGVEAKTSSTEAAVAAVVEPSPPSRTASPMGDGTHVVFTTALIPTVEIVRLESKASASSKQQPIFFMSPIEGFSTAVEPLAKRLNAPAYGLQFTSSVPLDSLEAAAEYNIKLLRKIQPVGPYNLAGYSYGCLLAYLMASVLEETKEIANIVMLDGAPNYVNWFTSNFRQRYTVDDNNSKRSYGLAYFGIVLANIDYKSLVRLLLVIPTWEEKLEKFAELISVEINQPTETIKTAAEVFYKKLELADSFTPKLKLKSQVTLVKPTDNSAKMDEDYRLKEVCTKPVEVYTVEGNHRTFLIEEQSLTTIQGILQRVFN